The Gemmatimonas phototrophica region CATCGAAATCCGGCACACCAACGGTGTGGTCACCCGCTACGGGCATTTGCGCGCCATCAACGTGCGCTCCGGACAGTCGGTCAGCATCTCGCAAACGGTCGGGCAAGTGGGTACCACCGGGCTGTCCACGGCGCCGCATTTGCACTTCGAAGTGTTGGTGAAAGGCGTGCACAAAGATCCCCGCATTGCCCTGCGCAACGAGACCGGTGAACCGCTCGCCGCCGCACAGCGTAGCACCTTCGCCCAACTCAAGGCCCGGCTGTTCGCCCAGCTCGATCAGCCCGCCGCGGCGACGGCCGTTCGCAGCGGCGCCCAGCGCCCCAGCGGCGACTGATTTACTCCCCGCCGCCTCGCCACGAGCAAATCTCGCTGGCACTGCGTAACAGCACGGGAGTCGTTGCTCCCACCGGTGGGGCAGGAGAATCACCATTCTTCTGCCCCGCGCCCTTTCTCTGGTCCGCGCCCCCTGTGAGCGTTTCTTCGTGATTCGTTGGCTCATTGCCGTAGCCCTTGGCCTGCTGGCGGCGTGGTTCGCCTACGGACGTTCCGTGGGGACGGCACGTTCGCCACAGTCGGCACTGACCTGGTTGCTGGCGCTCCTGCGCGGCGCTGCCGTTACGGTTGTGGCGGCGCTGTTGCTGTCGGCCCCCCTGGGGCGGGCCACCCCGCGGGCGCCGTTGGTGGCCATCGATGTGTCGGCCTCATGGCGACGCGCAGTGGGCGATGAAAGCACCTATGTGCGCACCTGGCGCCAGCAATTGGCCGACTCGGTATTTGCCGGGCTGCCGGGTGATGCGCCCGTGGTCTTCGTGGGCGATTCGCTGCGCGACGCCAGTACCACGGACGCAGCACAGCTTACTCCGCAGGATCTGTCCACACGTTTACGGCCGGCCGTGGACCGTGCCGCCTCGTTGGGACGCAGTTTGGTCCTGGTCACCGACGGCGAAGTCGATGACGCCGACGCCCTGTCTGAAGCGCCTCCGGGATCGCGAGTGCTGCGCCTCGCACACGCGCCACGACGTGACGTTGGGCTGGCCGATCTTGCGGTGCCGGTGTCCGCCACAGGCGCCGACACTATCGCCATCGCCGCCACGGTCGCCGCCGGAGGTGTGGCGACCCCCGACGGTACGCTGCACATCCGTCTTGATGGTACCGAAGTCGCCACCGCTGCCGTCCCGGCGCTGGCGCCCTATGCGAACACCCGTATCGCCATTCCGGTCGTTGTGCCACGCGGCGACCGCACTGCCATCGTGCAGGCGGTCCTCGACATTGCGAGTGATGTGGAGCTGCGGAACGATACGCTCACGGTGGCCATGGATGTGGGTGACAAACCCACCGCCGTGTTTGTTTCCACCGCGCCCGATATCGACGTGCGGGAAGTGCTCACGGTTCTCCGCGGCGCCCTCGATGTGCCCACCCGGGCCTACCTGCGCATCGCACCCAATGTGTGGCGCGTGGAAGGCTCACTCGCCCCGATCAGCGAAGCCGAGGTCAAGGTGCGCGCGGCTGCGGCCGGCATGCTGATCGTGCACGGCGACACCGCCTGGCGACCGGCACCGTCGGCATCGGCGACGACCGCGCGGGCTCTCTGGGTGCCAGCTCCCCCCACCCAGATTGCGCGCGCCGGGGAATTGACGCGCACGCCCGAGTGGTACGCGGCCGCGGCCCCGCCGTCGCCGCTCATGGCGGCGCTTTCGGCCCTGCCGTTTGATTCGTTGCCCCCGGTCACGCTGGCCGGACCGGCGCAGGGTACGGAAACCGTGCTCACCATGCGCCTTGGCAAGCGTGGGGACGCGCAGCCCGCCATCGCGACGCGCGAGGCGGGTGGTACGCGCACCGTGGTCATTTCGGGCTCCGGCTACGCCGGATGGTCGCTGCGGGCCGGCCGCAATCGCGACGCGTTCACGGCGCTGTGGGGGGCTATATTCGACTGGGTCTCCGCTGGTCGTGGCGACCTGCGCGCGGCACGGCCGGTACCGGGAGTGCAGCGCGCTGGTGAGCCGGTGATGTGGCGTCGCGGAGGAGCCGACTCGGTGGTCCCGGTGCGGCTTGCCAGGCGGGCCTCGGCGGGCGCCTCCCGTGATTCCGTGGCGGTACGCTTCGGGACACGCTACGAGGCCACGTCGGCCATGATTCCGGCTGGTGTGTACGATGTGCAGGCAGCAGGGGGGGCCAGTGTGCTGGTGGTCAACGCGTCACGTGAATGGGTGCCCAGAGCGCCCGGCGTGCAGGCGGGGCCGTTGGCGCGAGGCGTCGCCGGCTCTGATGCGCCCCGTCTTGCCGACGCGGGCTGGCCGTTTGTGCTGGCGCTGTTGTTGCTGTGCGCGGAATGGCTCGCGCGTCGCGCCGCAGGGCAGCGTTAACGGCTGACTTTATCGCTTTCTTTCAGGTTGCAGGCATATGGCTCGACTGTTCCGCCGAAAGGATGACGTTCCCAAGCGCTCTCTCTGGCAGCGCATCAAGGACGTGGTGCGCACCGATGTGTCCGTGCTGTTCAAGGGGGTGGACGAAGGCTCCCTCGAGGCACTGGAAACACTGCTCATTGAGAGCGATTTCGGCGTCCCCACCTCGTTGGCGCTGGTGGCCGAAGTGGAGCGTCGCCACAAGCGCGGCGACGTAAAATCGGAAAGCGAGTTTCGCCAGGCGCTCGCCGATGGCGTTGAAGCGGCGCTGCGGAAGGGGAACAGCGACCCGGCGTTGCGTACCAATCCGGGCGGGCCCACCGTGGTGCTGGTGATTGGTGTCAACGGGGCCGGGAAAACCACCTTCATTGGCAAGCTGTCCGCCGCGTTTCGCGCTGAAGGCAAACGCGTGCTGCTGGGCGCCGCCGATACCTTTCGCGCCGGAGCCATTGATCAGTTGCGCGTCTGGTCTGAGCGCGCCGGCGTCGATTTCGTGGGCGGCGCCCCCGGGAGTGATCCGGCCAGCGTGGCGTTCGACGCCGTCGACGCCGGTGTCACCCGCGGGGTGGACGTGATCATCGTCGATACGGCGGGACGGCTGCACACGAGTGACGACCTGATGACGGAGTTGCGCAAGATTCACCGGGTGATTGGCAAACGACTCCCCGACGCGCCGCACGAAATTCTGCTCGTACTCGACGGCACCATCGGTCAGAACGCGCTGTCGCAGGCGCGCACCTTCTCGGCCGCGGTACCCGTGACCGGCATTGTAGTCACCAAACTCGATGGCACGGCCAAGGGGGGCATTGTGGTGGCGGTGCACGAGGCGCTCGACGTGCCCATCAAGTTCGTTGGGCTGGGCGAACAGATCGGCGATCTGGAGCCGTTCGACGCCGGTGATTACGCACGGGAGCTGGTCGAGACGTGACGTTCCGCGGCGACTCGGATGCGCAGGAGCGTCGGCGACGCCCGCCCGCGCGCCCGGCGCCGCGACTGACGTTGGACACCCCGGTTACGTACCTCAAGGGGATCGGATCGGCGCGTGCCACGCTGCTGGCCAAGCTGGGCATTACGATGGCGGGCGATCTGCTGCGGCATGTCCCCCATCGCTACGAAGATGCCACCACGGTCACGCCATTGGCCAATGCGGACGTGGGCGCCGACGTCACCGTACTCGGGCGGGTGATCGCCAAAGGCGTGCTGCCAACCCGCAAAGGGCTGCGTGTCTTCCAGGCGGTGATTCAGGACGCCACCGGCATGCTGGAAATCGCCTGGCCGGGACAGCCGTTTCTCGATCGCACCATCAACAAGGACGACTGGCTGCTGTGCACCGGACCGGTGCGCTTTTTTCACGGACGTCGGCTCCAGCCGCGCGAGTTCGTCAACCTCGGTCCCGAGGAAGAAGGGACCGGTGAAGGGCGAGTGCTGGCGGTCTATCCCGGTACCGAAGGACTGTCCGTTCGCTTGCTGCGGGCCATGGTGCAGCAGCATCTCGATGCGCTGTTGCCACTGGTGCAGGAGCCGCTCCCGCCCGAGGTGCTGCAGGCGGCCGATGTCCCGTCGTTGCGCGATGCCATGCGCATGGTGCATCGACCGACCAGTGTGGCAGAAGCCGTGCGCGGACGTTCGCGGCTGGCCTTCGAAGAACTGCTCTGTGTGCAACTGCTGCATCGTCGGGCCAACATGATGGCGCGTGACGCGCGCGGTGGCCGGCAGTTCACGAACAGGCGGCAACTCACCAGTCAGTTGCGCACGGCGCTCCCCTATACGCTCACGCACGCGCAGGTGCGCGCCATCCGTGAAATTGTGCAGGATATGGAGAGCCCGCGGCGCATGCATCGCCTCTTGCAGGGGGATGTCGGTGCCGGCAAAACGGTGGTGGCGGTATTCAGCGCCCTGCTGGCCATGGAGAACGGGGCGCAGGTGGCACTCATGGCCCCCACGGAACTGCTGGCGGAACAGCACGCGCGCAGTATTGGTACCCTGCTCGCTCCGCTGGGCATTACACCGCTGTTGCTCACCGGGCGACTGCCAGCCGGCGAGAAGCGACTCGCCCTCACGCGATTGGCCAGTCCTGACGCCGTCCTCGTGATCGGCACCCACGCGCTGTTGCAACCGGATGTACGCTTTGGCAATCTGGGGCTCGTCATCATCGATGAGCAGCACCGCTTTGGGGTGGAGCAACGCGCCGTGCTGAGCGGCAAAGGGGAAACACCCGATGTGCTGCTCATGAGTGCGACGCCCATTCCGCGTTCGCTCGCGCTCACCATGTATGGCGATCTCGATGTGAGCGTGCTCGACGAGCGTCCCCCCGGACGGCAGCCCGTTACCACGGTCGTGCGGCCGGAAAGTGGACGCGCCAAGGTGTTCGAGTTTGCCAATACGCAACTCGATGCCGGGCGACAGGTCTACGTGGTGTACCCGCTCATTGAAACAAGCGAGAAGATCGATCTCAAGGCGGCGACAGTCATGTACGAGGCCTTGGTCACCGGTCCATTCGCCGCGCGACAGGTAGCCTTGCTGCACGGGCGATTGCCGGCCGAAGAGCGGGACGCCATTATGCGCCGGTTTGTGCAGGGAGAGGTACAGGTGCTCGTGGCCACAACGGTCATCGAGGTGGGGATTGATGTCGGCAATGCCACCGTCATGATCATTGAGCATCCCGAACGCTTCGGACTTTCGCAATTGCATCAGCTGCGTGGGCGGGTGGGACGGGGCGGCGAACAATCGTATTGTGTGTTGCTGGGAGATGTCGGCACCGAGGCTGCCGAACGCCTGAGCATGTTCGCGTCCACGGAGGATGGATTCGAGATCGCACGCGCCGACCTGCAACTGCGTGGCATGGGCGATCTGTTCGGGGCAAAGCAACACGGGCTACCGGCGTTTCGGATTGCCGATCCGTTGCGGGACGAAGCGCTCAACGAAACCGCGCGAACCGTGGCAGACCGTCTCCTTCGTGACGATCCCTTGCTGGAACTACCCGCGCACCATGCGCTGCGGCACCAGTTGACGGTGGGCTACGCCCGTGCCCTCGAACTCTTTCAGATTGGCTGATCGTCCCAAACCGCCGTGGCTGTTCCGAGCCGCTGTGGCGGTCCGCCCGTGAGCTACGTCACCGCAGAGATCGGCGAACACGTGCGACTCTTCTGTATCGCGAAAGTAGGTGGGACGGGTGGCGGTTGGCTTGTGGTGGTTCGCGGGCGCCGTCGGTAACGTCAGACGACAGGGAGTGCACAACGCGCCGATGCCGGCCGGCTGGCACAGTGGGCGGCACTGAGAGGTCTTGTGACAGCTGGGGCAACACATCGCGTGCGCTCAATCAGCGCGGCGCTCATGGTGGGCATCGCGGGGGTGATGGTGGCCATCGCCTTCGACCGGTGGTACGCGCAGTCGCTCATTGCGCGCGAGGGCGACCGTATTCAGGCGCTGGCCGCGCCCTATACCAAGCAAATCTCCGGCTTTTTTGATCGGCGGGTCAGTCGTCTCGATGCGTTGCGCGCCTTCGTGGAGGCCGAACCCGCCATGCCAAGCCTCAACGCCGATTTCCCGACCTTCGCGGAGGGCTTGAGCAGCGCGGCGTCGGGGGTGCGGGCGTTTCAGCTGGTCCGCAAGGGGCGCATTATGCGCTCGTGGCCCGACTTTGACGATTCGTTGCTGGTGGGCGTGGACCTGTACCAGCACCCCAATCCGGAAGTGTCGGACGGCGTTCGCCGGGCCATGCAGACTCCATCGGTCGTCCTCACAGGGCCCATCAGTCTGCTGCAGGGCGGCGTGGGGTTCATTGCCCGCCAGCAGTTGCGTCCGTTCGGCCCGGAAGGGCCGGACATGGTGGCCATGGTGCTTGACCTGGAGTCGATGATCAGCGAGGCGGCACTGGCCACCATTCCGGCCAGCATCGCCTATGCGCTCCATGATCACCGGGGGCGACTGCTGGTGGGGCGTGACTCCATTGCAGCGCCCATCCGCGTCGTACTCCCTATTGCCGATGTGTCGTGGACGTTGCGAATGGCGCCCGCGGCTGGCTGGCGGGCGGCGGTTGAAACGGAACTCCGCACCACGCGCACGGCCTCCGCACTGCTGTGGGTGATGCTGATGTACATCAGCCTCACCATCATCACCCGCCAGCGGGCGTTGGCGGGGGCCGTGGAAGATCGGACCCGCGAGCTTGAACAGGCCAACGCCGAGTTGCGGCGCGAAGTCGCGGAACGACTGCAGCTCGAAGAGCGGCTGCTCCATTCGCAAAAAATGGAGGCCGTGGGGACGCTGGCCGGCGGAATTGCGCACGATTTCAACAACCTGCTGACGGCCATTACCGGCTTTGCGCAGCTCTCCGACCAGCACTCCGCTGAACTGCAGGAACGCACCCCCAGCGACGATGAGCGCGAACAGCTGCAGGAGCTGCGCACTGATCTCGGGGAAATCCTCAAGGCCGCCGACCGCGCTTCACTGCTCACGTCCCAACTGCTCGCCTTCAGCCGGCGCCAGAAGGTCACACTCGATCGCCATGACGTGAACGGCATCGTGCATGATCTGGAGCGCATGCTGCAGCGGCTCATCGGGGAACGGGTGGATCTGCTCACCGAGGTGGAAGCGGGACCGCTCTGCGTGCTGGTTGACAATGGTCAGCTGTCGCAAGTGCTCATGAATCTGGTGGTCAATGCGCGTGACGCCCTGCCATCGGGGGGCACGGTCCGCATTGCCACCCGCCCACTGCATATCGGGGAGGACCCTGCGGAACCCTTTCGCGCGTTGCCTCCGGGCGAATGGGTGGTGATCGAGGTGCAGGATACCGGCGTTGGCATGTCCCCGGAGATCATGTCCCGCATATTCGAGCCGTTTTTCACCACCAAGCACATCGGCGATGGAACCGGGCTTGGCCTTTCCATGGTGTACGGAATTGTCACGCAGGCCGGAGGGCAGGTGTTCGTGGACAGCACCCCCGGCGTGGGCACGACGGTGTCGGTGGTCCTGCCGCGCATCATGGGCGCCCCGCAACCGGTCGCACTGGAACCGGAAATGTCCCGCCGCTCTGATGGCGAACTGGTACTCGTGGTGGAAGACGAGGCCGGCCTGCGACGACTCGTCGGGGAAATCCTGCGGCGCAAGGGCTTCCGGGTGGAAGTGGCCCCCGATGGTCGCGACGCCCTGGAGCTGCTCACACAGATCGACACCATGCCTGATCTCGTGCTGACGGATGTGGTCATGCCGCGCATGGGTGGATGGGAACTGGCCGCCGCCCTCGAACAGCGGGGGGTCCTGGTGCCGGTGCTGTTCATGTCCGGCTATCAGGATGGCGAGGAGATGCCTGACGATGCCCGGTACACCTACATCGCCAAGCCCTTTACCCCGGATGCCCTGGTGGACCGGGTACGAGCGGCCCTCGGCCTGCCGGTGTAGCCTGCGGCAGTCCCTCCGGCTGCCCTCTGCGTGCATTATTCACCGCAGTCGTACGGGCCCGGTTGGC contains the following coding sequences:
- a CDS encoding hybrid sensor histidine kinase/response regulator, with protein sequence MRSISAALMVGIAGVMVAIAFDRWYAQSLIAREGDRIQALAAPYTKQISGFFDRRVSRLDALRAFVEAEPAMPSLNADFPTFAEGLSSAASGVRAFQLVRKGRIMRSWPDFDDSLLVGVDLYQHPNPEVSDGVRRAMQTPSVVLTGPISLLQGGVGFIARQQLRPFGPEGPDMVAMVLDLESMISEAALATIPASIAYALHDHRGRLLVGRDSIAAPIRVVLPIADVSWTLRMAPAAGWRAAVETELRTTRTASALLWVMLMYISLTIITRQRALAGAVEDRTRELEQANAELRREVAERLQLEERLLHSQKMEAVGTLAGGIAHDFNNLLTAITGFAQLSDQHSAELQERTPSDDEREQLQELRTDLGEILKAADRASLLTSQLLAFSRRQKVTLDRHDVNGIVHDLERMLQRLIGERVDLLTEVEAGPLCVLVDNGQLSQVLMNLVVNARDALPSGGTVRIATRPLHIGEDPAEPFRALPPGEWVVIEVQDTGVGMSPEIMSRIFEPFFTTKHIGDGTGLGLSMVYGIVTQAGGQVFVDSTPGVGTTVSVVLPRIMGAPQPVALEPEMSRRSDGELVLVVEDEAGLRRLVGEILRRKGFRVEVAPDGRDALELLTQIDTMPDLVLTDVVMPRMGGWELAAALEQRGVLVPVLFMSGYQDGEEMPDDARYTYIAKPFTPDALVDRVRAALGLPV
- the recG gene encoding ATP-dependent DNA helicase RecG gives rise to the protein MTFRGDSDAQERRRRPPARPAPRLTLDTPVTYLKGIGSARATLLAKLGITMAGDLLRHVPHRYEDATTVTPLANADVGADVTVLGRVIAKGVLPTRKGLRVFQAVIQDATGMLEIAWPGQPFLDRTINKDDWLLCTGPVRFFHGRRLQPREFVNLGPEEEGTGEGRVLAVYPGTEGLSVRLLRAMVQQHLDALLPLVQEPLPPEVLQAADVPSLRDAMRMVHRPTSVAEAVRGRSRLAFEELLCVQLLHRRANMMARDARGGRQFTNRRQLTSQLRTALPYTLTHAQVRAIREIVQDMESPRRMHRLLQGDVGAGKTVVAVFSALLAMENGAQVALMAPTELLAEQHARSIGTLLAPLGITPLLLTGRLPAGEKRLALTRLASPDAVLVIGTHALLQPDVRFGNLGLVIIDEQHRFGVEQRAVLSGKGETPDVLLMSATPIPRSLALTMYGDLDVSVLDERPPGRQPVTTVVRPESGRAKVFEFANTQLDAGRQVYVVYPLIETSEKIDLKAATVMYEALVTGPFAARQVALLHGRLPAEERDAIMRRFVQGEVQVLVATTVIEVGIDVGNATVMIIEHPERFGLSQLHQLRGRVGRGGEQSYCVLLGDVGTEAAERLSMFASTEDGFEIARADLQLRGMGDLFGAKQHGLPAFRIADPLRDEALNETARTVADRLLRDDPLLELPAHHALRHQLTVGYARALELFQIG
- the ftsY gene encoding signal recognition particle-docking protein FtsY gives rise to the protein MARLFRRKDDVPKRSLWQRIKDVVRTDVSVLFKGVDEGSLEALETLLIESDFGVPTSLALVAEVERRHKRGDVKSESEFRQALADGVEAALRKGNSDPALRTNPGGPTVVLVIGVNGAGKTTFIGKLSAAFRAEGKRVLLGAADTFRAGAIDQLRVWSERAGVDFVGGAPGSDPASVAFDAVDAGVTRGVDVIIVDTAGRLHTSDDLMTELRKIHRVIGKRLPDAPHEILLVLDGTIGQNALSQARTFSAAVPVTGIVVTKLDGTAKGGIVVAVHEALDVPIKFVGLGEQIGDLEPFDAGDYARELVET